In Salinigranum marinum, one DNA window encodes the following:
- a CDS encoding NRDE family protein gives MCTLTIAWQSFADAPVVVAANRDEALDRPSEPPARVGGTPGFVAPRDAEAGGTWIGVNDAGVFVGITNRWVSVAGGGERSRGLLVRDALGATSAEAAARIVENALREHRYDGFNLVLADENAAVLVEWDGKARVRNLSPGVHVVVNVGADGEFFEPEHRPEMGPEQADSATRVQETLWPEPGERPGEWLDRASVVLADHDYGVCVHSDGPDTAGEYGTRSSSLVTVHDDGRVDYQFAHGPPCETSYEPVAAAVGERADAGEGQV, from the coding sequence GTGTGCACACTCACTATCGCGTGGCAGTCGTTCGCCGACGCGCCCGTCGTCGTCGCCGCGAACCGTGACGAGGCGCTGGATCGACCCTCGGAGCCGCCCGCACGGGTCGGGGGCACCCCTGGCTTCGTCGCTCCGCGCGACGCCGAGGCCGGCGGGACGTGGATCGGGGTGAACGACGCCGGCGTCTTCGTCGGTATCACGAACCGGTGGGTCTCCGTCGCGGGTGGCGGCGAGCGCTCCCGGGGACTGCTCGTCCGCGACGCCCTCGGGGCGACCTCCGCCGAGGCGGCCGCCCGGATCGTCGAGAACGCCCTCCGCGAGCACCGCTACGACGGTTTCAACCTGGTCCTCGCCGACGAGAACGCCGCGGTGCTCGTCGAGTGGGACGGCAAGGCACGGGTGCGGAACCTCTCACCCGGCGTCCACGTCGTCGTCAACGTCGGGGCCGACGGGGAGTTCTTCGAGCCCGAACACCGCCCCGAGATGGGTCCCGAACAGGCCGACAGCGCCACTCGGGTTCAGGAGACGCTCTGGCCGGAGCCCGGTGAACGACCCGGGGAGTGGCTCGACCGCGCATCGGTCGTCCTCGCCGACCACGACTACGGCGTCTGCGTCCACAGCGACGGCCCCGACACGGCCGGGGAGTACGGCACTCGCTCCTCGTCGCTCGTGACGGTCCACGACGACGGCCGCGTCGACTACCAGTTCGCGCATGGACCGCCGTGTGAGACGTCCTACGAACCGGTCGCGGCGGCCGTCGGCGAGCGGGCCGACGCCGGCGAAGGTCAAGTTTAA
- a CDS encoding MarR family transcriptional regulator has translation MSAAEAEADLSDDERQALELIREEGGIHQSDFWKALDISSRQGSRIAEKLEGLELIQREETVYQGHNTYYLEPPVRDLQFSLLMAGDLLSPFIGEEEVNANSDAFSQWLMNLAYEEYDL, from the coding sequence ATGAGCGCGGCCGAAGCCGAGGCGGACCTCTCCGACGACGAGCGCCAGGCACTCGAACTCATCCGCGAGGAGGGTGGGATCCACCAGAGCGACTTCTGGAAGGCGCTGGACATCTCCTCGCGGCAGGGGAGCCGGATCGCAGAGAAGCTCGAAGGGCTCGAACTCATCCAGCGCGAGGAGACCGTCTACCAGGGCCACAACACCTACTACCTCGAACCGCCCGTCCGCGACCTCCAGTTCTCGCTGCTGATGGCCGGGGATCTGCTCTCGCCGTTCATCGGGGAGGAGGAAGTCAACGCGAACAGCGACGCGTTCTCGCAGTGGCTGATGAATCTCGCGTACGAGGAGTACGACCTCTGA
- the psmA gene encoding archaeal proteasome endopeptidase complex subunit alpha, whose amino-acid sequence MQGQAQQQAYDRGITIFSPDGRLYQVEYAREAVKRGTASIGVRTPEGVVLAADKRSRSPLMEPTSVEKIHKADDHVGIASAGHVADARQLIDFARRQAQINHLRYGEPIGIETLTKEITDHIQQYTQVGGARPFGVALLIAGVESGTPRLYETDPSGTPYEWKAVSIGANRGDLQEYLEEQYTDDLSLDQGVELALRAIASTNDDELAPEGVDVAKVPAEDATFVQLSNDHIETHLAELDLLPDEEAEDDESDGADE is encoded by the coding sequence ATGCAGGGACAAGCCCAACAGCAGGCGTACGACCGCGGAATCACGATCTTCTCACCTGATGGCCGCCTCTATCAGGTCGAGTACGCCCGGGAGGCCGTCAAGCGGGGTACGGCGAGCATCGGCGTCCGGACGCCGGAGGGCGTCGTCCTCGCGGCCGACAAGCGCTCTCGCTCGCCACTGATGGAGCCGACGAGCGTCGAGAAGATCCACAAGGCGGACGACCACGTCGGCATCGCCTCGGCGGGCCACGTCGCCGACGCCCGACAGCTCATCGACTTCGCGCGCCGGCAGGCGCAGATCAACCACCTCCGCTACGGCGAGCCGATCGGCATCGAGACGCTCACCAAGGAGATCACCGACCATATCCAGCAGTACACGCAGGTCGGCGGGGCCCGCCCGTTCGGCGTCGCACTGCTGATCGCGGGCGTCGAGAGCGGCACGCCACGGCTGTACGAGACGGATCCCTCCGGGACGCCGTACGAGTGGAAGGCCGTCTCGATCGGCGCTAACCGCGGCGACCTCCAGGAGTACCTCGAAGAACAGTACACGGACGATCTCTCGCTCGATCAGGGCGTCGAACTCGCGCTGCGGGCGATCGCCTCGACGAACGACGACGAGCTCGCGCCCGAGGGCGTCGACGTGGCGAAGGTACCGGCCGAGGACGCCACTTTCGTCCAGCTGTCGAACGACCACATCGAAACCCACCTCGCGGAGCTCGATCTCCTCCCCGACGAGGAGGCCGAAGACGACGAATCCGACGGCGCGGACGAGTAG
- a CDS encoding Rpp14/Pop5 family protein — protein sequence MKHLPKHVRPRWRYLAVELESWPDASLSRGAFQRELWYAAQNLVGDVKSADADLRVLSFRFDRGRGETLVRARRAEVGVARAVLACVDEVDGHPLGVRVRGVSGTVRSAEERYLNHGPGRFEERTVVVDEDVRTAVARPPVVDVAGPSGFSGATELDFE from the coding sequence ATGAAACACCTCCCGAAACACGTCCGGCCGCGGTGGCGGTATCTGGCCGTGGAACTGGAGTCGTGGCCCGACGCCTCGCTGTCGCGGGGCGCGTTCCAGCGCGAACTCTGGTACGCGGCGCAGAACCTCGTGGGCGACGTGAAAAGCGCGGACGCGGACCTGCGCGTGCTCTCGTTTCGGTTCGACCGCGGTCGGGGAGAGACGCTGGTTCGCGCCCGCCGAGCGGAGGTGGGCGTCGCCCGAGCCGTGCTCGCGTGCGTCGACGAGGTCGACGGCCACCCTCTGGGGGTGCGTGTCAGGGGCGTCTCGGGAACGGTGCGTTCCGCTGAGGAAAGGTATTTAAATCACGGCCCCGGACGATTCGAGGAGAGAACCGTCGTGGTCGATGAGGACGTCCGGACTGCCGTCGCCCGTCCCCCCGTCGTCGACGTGGCCGGTCCGAGCGGCTTCTCGGGTGCGACTGAACTCGATTTCGAGTAA
- a CDS encoding class I SAM-dependent methyltransferase, whose amino-acid sequence MKKTIEEHAARFSDAAAAYDDDASPEYLACCDLVVDHAAVAPDDVVLDLGTGTGAIALALASDAKRVVGRDISEGMLDRAREKARNGGVDNVAFGYGEFRDPDFEAPVDVVTSNFALHHLSDDEKRAAIEVIAALGPRRLVLGDVMFFGEPDPVDPFYSPEVDDPATVGTLADIFTDCGFALTAVERVHDQVGVLVGERAGETNE is encoded by the coding sequence ATGAAGAAGACGATTGAGGAACACGCCGCGCGCTTTTCCGATGCCGCGGCCGCGTACGACGACGACGCCTCGCCGGAGTATCTCGCCTGCTGTGACCTCGTCGTCGACCACGCCGCCGTCGCCCCCGACGACGTCGTCCTCGACCTCGGGACGGGAACAGGAGCCATCGCGCTCGCGCTCGCTTCTGACGCGAAGCGGGTCGTCGGCCGGGACATCAGCGAGGGGATGCTCGACCGCGCACGCGAGAAGGCACGCAACGGAGGCGTCGACAACGTCGCGTTCGGCTACGGCGAGTTCCGCGACCCCGACTTCGAGGCTCCGGTCGACGTCGTCACCTCGAACTTCGCGCTGCACCACCTCTCGGACGACGAGAAGCGTGCGGCGATCGAGGTGATCGCCGCCCTCGGCCCCCGACGGCTGGTTCTCGGCGATGTCATGTTCTTCGGCGAACCGGACCCCGTCGACCCATTTTATTCTCCCGAGGTCGACGACCCCGCGACGGTCGGTACGCTCGCCGATATCTTCACCGACTGTGGCTTCGCACTGACCGCCGTCGAACGGGTCCACGACCAGGTCGGCGTGCTCGTCGGCGAGCGCGCGGGCGAGACGAACGAGTGA
- a CDS encoding RNase P subunit p30 family protein: protein MYEAVYATPDGASTPARLAHAAARYGYDGVVVRATGEEDGLGTDDSERIRERFGTDVVDAVEIVAEDPESAVGAIGAHRPSSTLVLVRGGTDRMNRFAAERERVDVLARPFSDGGDVNHIIVKAARDNGVRLAFDFGPVLRLDGGRRVQSLRKLRKLRELVFAYDAPYVVSATPRSHLQLRAPRELAALGETLGFSADQVTEGLREWGRLAARNRHRRSDSFIARGVERGRYEEDD, encoded by the coding sequence ATGTACGAAGCCGTCTACGCCACGCCCGACGGCGCGTCGACGCCCGCGCGCCTCGCGCACGCCGCCGCCCGCTACGGCTACGACGGCGTCGTCGTTCGAGCCACGGGAGAGGAGGATGGGCTCGGAACCGACGACTCCGAGCGGATCCGCGAGCGCTTCGGAACCGACGTGGTCGACGCGGTCGAGATCGTCGCCGAGGACCCCGAGTCGGCGGTCGGCGCGATCGGCGCGCATCGCCCGTCGTCGACGCTCGTCCTCGTCCGCGGCGGGACGGATCGCATGAACCGGTTCGCGGCCGAGCGGGAGCGCGTCGACGTGCTCGCCCGGCCGTTTTCCGATGGTGGCGACGTGAACCACATCATCGTGAAGGCCGCCCGCGACAACGGCGTCCGGCTGGCGTTCGACTTCGGGCCCGTGCTCCGTCTCGACGGCGGCCGCCGGGTCCAGTCGTTGCGAAAGCTCCGCAAACTCCGCGAACTCGTCTTCGCGTACGACGCGCCGTACGTCGTCAGCGCGACGCCGCGGTCGCACCTCCAGCTCCGAGCGCCGCGGGAACTCGCCGCCCTCGGCGAGACGCTGGGCTTTTCGGCCGACCAGGTCACCGAGGGGCTCCGCGAGTGGGGCCGACTCGCGGCACGGAACCGTCATCGGCGCTCCGACTCTTTCATTGCGCGCGGGGTCGAACGTGGTCGGTATGAAGAAGACGATTGA
- a CDS encoding M20 family metallopeptidase, whose product MTRSAASSDAFDPIAFLERAVAIDSTDEDVTAMRTFLRETLGSHGVAETVDDAGNTLASRGAAAADCSRHVVLNTHIDTVPPHVRFERDGDVIRGRGSCDAKGPLAALLAAFLAVDPGDARVTLAVTPDEEALSTGAAALALDGDLYVVGEPTGLDVCTAAKGRFQGTLSLTGVAAHAAEPDSGTNAVAALEPALGAIRAFDADRDPHPDLGPATLTPTVVDGGAATNQVPADCSLVVDRRSVPPETAEGFRSAFEAAVRDAVADEVGVSFALTERPTPFLEAFATAPEHELVETLSAASREAGGSGAVRPFTAATEASYFAPAPTVVFGPGVLADDTGAVAHAEREYVSVPEVRRAAEALTAALDSLVP is encoded by the coding sequence GTGACGCGCTCGGCCGCTTCCAGTGACGCGTTCGACCCCATCGCGTTCCTCGAACGCGCCGTCGCGATCGACTCGACCGACGAGGACGTCACGGCGATGCGCACCTTCCTGAGGGAGACGCTCGGCTCACACGGTGTCGCCGAGACCGTCGACGACGCCGGCAACACCCTCGCCTCGCGCGGGGCCGCCGCCGCGGACTGCTCGCGGCACGTCGTTCTCAACACCCACATCGACACCGTCCCGCCGCACGTCCGGTTCGAGCGCGACGGCGACGTGATCCGCGGGCGCGGGTCGTGCGACGCGAAGGGCCCACTCGCGGCGCTCCTCGCGGCGTTTCTCGCCGTCGACCCCGGCGACGCCCGCGTGACGCTCGCGGTCACGCCCGACGAGGAGGCGCTGTCGACCGGCGCGGCCGCGCTCGCCCTCGACGGCGATCTGTACGTCGTCGGCGAGCCCACGGGGCTGGACGTCTGCACCGCCGCCAAGGGCCGGTTCCAGGGGACGCTCTCGCTCACCGGCGTGGCGGCACACGCGGCCGAACCCGACTCCGGGACGAACGCCGTCGCCGCCCTCGAACCGGCGTTGGGAGCGATCCGCGCGTTCGACGCCGACCGCGACCCCCACCCCGACCTCGGCCCGGCGACGCTCACGCCCACGGTCGTCGACGGCGGCGCGGCCACGAACCAGGTTCCGGCCGACTGTTCGCTCGTCGTCGACCGGCGGAGCGTGCCGCCCGAGACCGCCGAGGGGTTCCGCTCGGCGTTCGAGGCGGCCGTCCGCGACGCCGTCGCCGACGAGGTCGGCGTCTCGTTCGCGCTGACCGAGCGCCCGACGCCGTTCCTGGAGGCGTTCGCGACCGCCCCCGAGCACGAACTGGTGGAGACGCTCTCGGCCGCGTCGCGCGAGGCGGGTGGCTCGGGGGCGGTCCGGCCCTTCACCGCCGCGACAGAGGCGTCGTACTTCGCGCCCGCCCCGACCGTGGTGTTCGGTCCCGGCGTCCTCGCGGACGACACGGGGGCCGTGGCACACGCCGAGCGGGAGTACGTCTCCGTCCCGGAGGTCCGGCGGGCCGCCGAGGCGCTCACGGCGGCGCTCGACTCGCTCGTTCCGTAG
- the dapF gene encoding diaminopimelate epimerase — translation MSLTRTIPFEKYHGTGNDFIVVDADHPVPNRPAFATTYCDRDGGVTDADSETVGADGVLFLALESSYDPPRVVMTLVQPDGSVAAMCGNGARCAAAWARERTGAEEIMIDTPAGTRRATLDGDEVMVEMGIPSFAPRDVPLSREEPLVEERVEGLTVTAVNTGVPHAVAFVDSVEGVDLDAVAPPIRHADVFPRGANVTVASRADDGFRQRTFERGVEGETRSCGTGAVAVVAAAKRLGLVGDEEVRVSPPGGSLHIRVPDGAEATLRGPVVREFAGELEVVSTPEP, via the coding sequence ATGAGCCTCACACGCACCATTCCGTTCGAGAAGTACCACGGAACCGGCAACGATTTCATCGTCGTCGACGCCGACCATCCGGTTCCGAACCGACCCGCGTTCGCGACGACCTACTGCGACCGCGACGGCGGCGTAACCGATGCCGACTCCGAGACCGTCGGGGCCGACGGCGTCCTCTTTCTCGCGCTGGAGTCGAGCTACGATCCGCCCCGCGTCGTCATGACGCTCGTCCAGCCCGACGGCTCCGTCGCCGCGATGTGCGGCAACGGCGCGCGCTGCGCGGCGGCGTGGGCCCGCGAGCGGACCGGCGCGGAGGAGATCATGATCGACACCCCCGCGGGAACGCGACGGGCCACCCTCGACGGCGACGAGGTCATGGTCGAGATGGGCATCCCCTCGTTCGCCCCGCGGGACGTCCCGCTCTCCCGCGAGGAGCCGCTCGTCGAAGAGCGGGTCGAGGGACTCACCGTCACCGCGGTGAACACGGGCGTCCCCCACGCCGTCGCGTTCGTCGATTCGGTCGAGGGAGTCGACCTCGACGCCGTCGCCCCGCCGATCAGACACGCCGACGTCTTCCCGCGCGGCGCGAACGTCACCGTCGCCTCGCGCGCGGACGACGGTTTCCGCCAGCGGACCTTCGAACGAGGTGTCGAGGGCGAGACCCGCTCGTGCGGCACCGGCGCGGTCGCCGTCGTCGCCGCCGCCAAGCGACTCGGCCTCGTCGGCGACGAGGAGGTGCGCGTGTCGCCGCCCGGTGGGAGTCTCCACATCCGGGTTCCCGACGGGGCGGAGGCGACGCTCCGGGGTCCCGTCGTCCGGGAGTTCGCGGGCGAACTCGAGGTCGTCTCGACGCCCGAACCGTGA
- the lysA gene encoding diaminopimelate decarboxylase has protein sequence MSEGAGAGAGSDFDEAVAPENPPVRRLAAWDAAELEGLADEYDTPLYVMDLGRVRENCQRLREAFPAADVRYAAKAHAGRAVLETVREAGLGIECASAGEVERAFAAGAHGSAVQYTAVNPPGGDLDHVVDRWRDAPDLTVTVGARDTVDRLRDRGFDGRLCVRVNPGVGAGHHEKVTTGGHAKFGVPYSEAESVVADARDDFDVVGIHAHAGSGISGDDLSAHREVVRRMGDLARAVGEFVDLEFVDVGGGFGVPYREDEPPLDLAAVAEATREALGDVDAQLAIEPGRYVVADAGVLLATVNTVKHAEEYETVVGIDAGMTTLLRPAMYDAYHAIRNLSTEDEDESAIPVTVAGPICETSDVLCEHRPLARPSRGDRLAVGNAGAYGYEMASTYNSRPRPAEVVLEPEPRLARRRETIADLTELDV, from the coding sequence ATGAGCGAGGGTGCGGGTGCGGGTGCAGGTTCGGATTTCGACGAGGCTGTCGCCCCCGAGAACCCGCCCGTGCGCCGGCTGGCGGCGTGGGACGCGGCGGAACTCGAAGGGCTCGCCGACGAGTACGACACGCCGCTGTACGTGATGGATCTCGGCCGGGTTCGCGAGAACTGCCAGCGCCTGCGCGAGGCGTTTCCGGCCGCGGATGTCCGGTACGCCGCGAAGGCCCACGCCGGACGGGCGGTCCTGGAGACGGTCCGCGAGGCGGGGCTCGGCATCGAGTGCGCCTCCGCCGGCGAGGTCGAACGCGCCTTCGCCGCCGGTGCCCACGGGTCGGCGGTGCAGTACACCGCGGTCAACCCCCCCGGAGGGGACCTCGACCACGTCGTCGACCGGTGGCGCGACGCCCCCGACCTCACCGTGACCGTCGGGGCGCGCGACACCGTCGACCGCCTCCGCGACCGCGGCTTCGACGGTCGGCTGTGTGTGCGTGTCAACCCCGGCGTCGGCGCGGGCCACCACGAGAAGGTGACCACCGGGGGCCACGCCAAGTTCGGCGTTCCCTACTCCGAGGCCGAGTCGGTCGTCGCCGACGCCCGCGACGACTTCGACGTCGTCGGGATCCACGCCCACGCCGGGTCGGGCATCTCGGGCGATGACCTCTCCGCACACCGGGAGGTCGTCCGGCGGATGGGCGACCTCGCACGTGCGGTCGGCGAGTTCGTCGACCTTGAGTTCGTCGACGTCGGCGGCGGCTTCGGCGTCCCCTACCGCGAGGACGAACCCCCGCTCGACCTGGCGGCGGTCGCCGAGGCGACCCGCGAGGCCCTGGGAGACGTCGACGCCCAGTTGGCGATCGAACCCGGGCGCTACGTCGTCGCGGACGCGGGCGTCCTCCTCGCGACGGTGAACACGGTGAAACACGCCGAGGAGTACGAGACGGTCGTCGGCATCGACGCGGGCATGACGACGCTGTTGCGACCGGCGATGTACGACGCGTACCACGCGATCCGGAACCTCTCGACCGAGGACGAGGACGAGAGCGCAATCCCTGTCACCGTCGCTGGGCCTATATGCGAGACCAGCGACGTGCTGTGTGAGCACCGACCCCTCGCGCGCCCGTCGCGGGGCGATCGCCTCGCGGTGGGCAACGCGGGCGCGTACGGCTACGAAATGGCGTCGACCTACAACTCCCGGCCGCGACCGGCGGAAGTCGTCCTCGAGCCGGAGCCACGCCTCGCCCGCCGGCGCGAAACGATTGCTGATCTGACCGAGCTAGACGTATGA
- a CDS encoding 2,3,4,5-tetrahydropyridine-2,6-dicarboxylate N-succinyltransferase: MTLQTEIETLWERYDAGEVDAASTTAAEAETLDAFLDALEAGEVRAAEKTGSGVESWEANAWVKRGILLNFGLRETHPREYGDVTYHDVLPLRETDDLAAKGTRNTPDGTAIRRGAFLGSDCIMMSPSFVNVGAYVGDGTLVDSCDTVGSCAQIGEGVKLGANTLIGGVLEPVEDAPVVLEDGVSLGAGCRVTSGFRVGENTIVGENTLLTPRIPVYDLVEEEVIYGHLPSERRAFTRMVESSIGDHDLFAGGAYKPAVVALDIEDDTRDATRREEALRE, translated from the coding sequence ATGACACTGCAGACCGAGATCGAGACGCTGTGGGAGCGGTACGACGCGGGCGAGGTCGACGCGGCGTCGACCACTGCGGCCGAGGCCGAGACGCTCGACGCGTTCCTCGACGCGCTCGAAGCCGGCGAGGTCCGCGCCGCCGAGAAGACCGGCTCGGGGGTCGAGAGCTGGGAGGCGAACGCGTGGGTCAAGCGGGGCATCCTGCTGAACTTCGGCCTCCGAGAGACCCACCCCCGCGAGTACGGCGACGTCACCTACCACGACGTCTTACCCCTGAGAGAGACGGACGACCTCGCCGCGAAGGGGACGCGGAACACCCCCGACGGGACGGCGATCCGTCGCGGCGCCTTCTTGGGGAGTGACTGCATCATGATGTCGCCGTCGTTCGTCAACGTCGGCGCGTACGTGGGCGACGGCACGCTCGTCGACTCCTGTGACACCGTCGGCTCCTGCGCACAGATCGGCGAGGGCGTCAAACTCGGCGCGAACACGCTCATCGGCGGCGTGCTCGAACCCGTCGAGGACGCGCCCGTCGTGCTCGAAGACGGCGTCTCGCTCGGGGCGGGCTGTCGCGTCACGAGCGGGTTTAGAGTCGGCGAGAACACCATCGTCGGCGAGAACACGCTCCTCACACCCCGGATCCCCGTGTACGACCTCGTCGAGGAGGAGGTGATCTACGGCCACCTCCCCTCGGAGCGTCGGGCCTTCACCCGGATGGTCGAGTCGTCGATCGGCGACCACGACCTCTTCGCGGGCGGGGCGTACAAGCCGGCGGTCGTCGCCCTCGACATCGAGGACGACACCCGCGACGCCACGCGGCGGGAGGAGGCGCTGCGGGAATGA
- the dapB gene encoding 4-hydroxy-tetrahydrodipicolinate reductase translates to MGRELIALARERDDLDLALAVSGSAEDAVEGVPVADADTLPRLLVEREVDVLVDFTAPAASAEYVAACADAGVAAVVGTTGFDAEQEATLDRASETVPVLKASNFSRGIAALRRAVREAVGALPDFDVELTETHHNGKRDAPSGTANALLDDLDAERGDHPRVHGREGHQPREDGEIGVHARRAGGIPGEHEVLLGGDHEYLSLSHTALDRGVFADGALDAAAWLAGRDAGRYDFGAVINDEE, encoded by the coding sequence ATGGGTCGCGAACTGATCGCGCTCGCGCGCGAGCGGGACGACCTCGACCTCGCGCTCGCGGTGAGCGGCTCCGCCGAAGACGCGGTCGAGGGGGTTCCCGTCGCCGACGCCGACACCCTCCCTCGGCTGCTCGTCGAGCGCGAGGTCGACGTGCTCGTCGACTTCACCGCCCCCGCCGCCAGCGCCGAGTACGTCGCCGCCTGCGCGGACGCCGGCGTCGCCGCCGTCGTCGGGACGACGGGCTTCGACGCCGAACAGGAGGCGACGCTCGACCGGGCCAGCGAGACCGTCCCGGTGCTGAAGGCGTCGAACTTCTCCCGGGGGATCGCCGCGCTCCGCCGGGCGGTCCGCGAGGCGGTCGGAGCGCTGCCCGACTTCGACGTCGAACTGACCGAGACACACCACAACGGCAAGCGCGACGCCCCCTCGGGGACGGCGAACGCGCTCCTCGACGATCTGGACGCCGAACGGGGCGACCACCCCCGCGTCCACGGCCGCGAGGGCCACCAGCCGCGCGAGGACGGGGAGATCGGCGTCCACGCCCGCCGCGCCGGCGGCATCCCCGGCGAGCACGAGGTGCTCCTCGGGGGCGACCACGAGTACCTCTCGCTGTCGCACACGGCGCTCGACCGCGGCGTCTTCGCCGACGGCGCGCTTGACGCGGCCGCGTGGCTCGCCGGGCGGGACGCCGGCCGGTACGACTTCGGAGCCGTAATCAACGATGAGGAGTGA
- the dapA gene encoding 4-hydroxy-tetrahydrodipicolinate synthase, producing MTLDEFRGVYPAMCTPFHDDDSIDFETLRADARRLVDAGVDGLVPVGSTGESATLTHDEHIEVVECVVSEVGDEVPVIAGSGSNNTREALELSRRSADAGADALLLISPYYNKPEPAGFVEHYRTIADAVDLPQIVYNVPSRTGRNILPDTAVELASHPNIQGYKAASGDLNQISEVIERTRDESFQVLSGDDGLTLPVLSVGGAGTISVVANVEPERTVELVHAALDGDYGQAREIHHRLAPLVRQLFVETNPIPVKEAMGIRDYSPAHLRLPLTRMSEENAAELERILDGLAQERVAAEADQ from the coding sequence ATGACACTCGACGAATTCCGCGGCGTGTACCCGGCGATGTGCACGCCCTTCCACGACGACGACAGCATCGACTTCGAAACCCTCCGCGCGGACGCTCGACGACTCGTCGACGCCGGCGTCGACGGGCTCGTCCCCGTCGGCTCGACCGGCGAGTCCGCGACGCTCACACACGACGAACACATCGAGGTGGTCGAGTGCGTCGTGAGCGAGGTTGGCGACGAGGTGCCGGTCATCGCCGGCTCCGGCTCGAACAACACCCGCGAGGCGCTCGAACTCTCGCGGCGCTCGGCCGACGCGGGCGCGGACGCCCTCCTCTTGATCTCGCCGTACTACAACAAGCCCGAACCCGCAGGCTTCGTCGAACACTACCGGACGATCGCGGACGCAGTCGACCTCCCGCAGATCGTCTACAACGTCCCCTCGCGGACGGGGCGTAACATCCTCCCCGACACCGCCGTCGAACTCGCTTCACACCCCAACATCCAGGGGTACAAGGCGGCCAGCGGCGACCTGAACCAGATCTCCGAGGTGATCGAGCGGACCCGCGACGAGTCGTTCCAGGTGCTGTCGGGTGACGACGGCCTCACTCTCCCCGTGCTCTCGGTCGGCGGGGCCGGGACGATCAGCGTCGTCGCGAACGTCGAACCCGAGCGCACGGTCGAGCTGGTCCACGCCGCGCTCGACGGCGACTACGGACAGGCCCGCGAGATCCACCACCGCCTCGCCCCGCTCGTCCGCCAGCTGTTCGTCGAGACGAACCCCATCCCGGTGAAGGAGGCGATGGGGATCCGCGACTACAGCCCCGCGCACCTCCGCCTGCCGCTGACGCGGATGTCCGAGGAGAACGCCGCGGAACTGGAGCGCATCCTCGACGGGCTGGCACAGGAACGGGTCGCCGCGGAGGCCGACCAGTGA
- a CDS encoding NYN domain-containing protein, which translates to MTEIHPHQRVAVLVDAQNLYHSAHSLYSRNIDYSALLEKGVSGRELVRAIAYVIRADSPDEERFFEALVDIGFETKIKDIKTFGDGSKKADWDVGMSLDAVTLASHVDTVVLCTGDGDFSRLCSHLRHEGVRVEVMAFGESTADELVDATDAFLDLSERQETFLL; encoded by the coding sequence ATGACCGAGATCCATCCGCACCAGCGGGTCGCCGTCCTCGTCGACGCCCAGAACCTCTATCACTCCGCTCATAGCCTCTACTCGCGGAACATCGACTACTCCGCCCTCCTGGAGAAAGGCGTCTCCGGTCGCGAACTGGTCCGCGCCATCGCCTACGTCATCCGCGCGGACTCGCCCGACGAGGAGCGCTTCTTCGAGGCGCTGGTCGACATCGGCTTCGAGACGAAGATCAAGGACATCAAGACGTTCGGCGACGGGTCGAAGAAGGCCGACTGGGACGTGGGGATGAGCCTCGACGCCGTCACGCTCGCCTCGCACGTCGACACGGTGGTGCTCTGTACCGGCGACGGCGACTTCTCGCGGCTCTGCTCGCACCTCCGCCACGAGGGCGTCCGCGTCGAGGTGATGGCGTTCGGCGAGTCGACCGCCGACGAACTCGTCGACGCGACGGACGCCTTCCTCGACCTCTCCGAACGACAGGAGACGTTCCTCCTGTAG